The following nucleotide sequence is from Firmicutes bacterium ASF500.
GGCGGATGCTGGCGCCCTCGTCAGCGGGGCGGGAATCGACGACCTTGCTCTCTAAATAGCCGCAGTAGGGACATTTCATGGCGCATACCTCCTGTTGTGTTTGTGGGTCCTTTCTGCCAAATTATAACACAACATGGGCGGTCACGCAAGGGCTAAAACGTCCAGTAACCAGGGTCGCCCGGGTCAACTGGGCAGCGGTCAGGAGGAAAGGCCTGGCCGGAGGTGGTGGATATCATGGGATTGGCGGACCGGTCGTACCGGAAAGAGTCCTGGTAATAGACCATCTGCCGGCCGGACTCGTCGGTGTACAGGGCGGCGGCGCAGTAATCGCCGTCCTCCAGAACAATTTCCCGGGCATTGGTCCAGCATGGACCGGCGGCACTGCCATAGGTCTCCTGAGGGAGGACGCCCGGTTCAAACCATTGGACCAGCTTCCGATCCCGGAACAGGCCGACCTGGAGGCTGGCCGGCGGCTCGGGCTCAAAGCGCTCGTCACCCAGGTGGACGGTGATGTTCAGTGCCTTCGGGGGCATGGTGTGATTGTTGTAGTTGGGGAAGGTCTGGATTCCTGCCGCACCTACAGAGAGGCCGCTGCTGTTGTAGAGGTCAAAATAGTCCCGCAGCAGCTGGGTCTGGGCCGTGCCGCCGCTGAGAAAGGACACCGACAGGGAGATTTTATTGCTGAGAGGGCAGGTGATCTCGCCGGAGAATGTGTGCCCCGGCCCCGGCTCCGCCGTCTGCTCCACCATGTCTATTCCGTTGCAGGCCGTAAAGAGGGCGGTCATCCCCTCTTCAAAGGTCTTGGGCGTCACTTGTACGGTAAAGGTGGCGGAGTTGGAATAGAAATCGGTATAGGCCAGCTCGACGGACCAATGGGAGGTCAGGTCGGCCTGCTCCTTCAGGCTTTCCTCCATCCGCTGGGTGGCGGCGCTGATCTGGCTGTCCACCGAGCCGGCGATGTTGTCAATGGACTGGCGCAGGCCGTCGTACCGCTGCTCCATCTCCTTGACCTTGGCGCTGGTCCCCACCAGCAGGGCCAGCATAATTCCGCACAGAGCGAAGAGGCAGCGGACCGACCACTTGTCCCACACCGATTTCTGGGGGACGGCCTGGTACCGGGACAGGATGTCCTCCACCAGCCGCTCCTGGTCCTGAGCGGGGCGCTCCGGACCGGCCTCCTCCACCCCCAACAGCCAGCCCACCGGGACGGAGAAAATTTTGCTCAGCGTAATCAGCTTGTCGATCTCGGGCAGGGAGGCGTCCGATTCCCACTTATAGATCGCCTGCCGGGACACCCCCAGCCGCTCCCCCAGCCCCTCCTGGGACAGGCCCAGCTCCTTGCGCTTTTGGGCGACGCGCTGTCCTAATGTCATAATCTCGCCCTCCTTTCTGCCTCCAGACTACCATCCAAAACCGCCCCCTGACCACCAACTGAGGCTTATTTTTTCGTCAACCAGCGGTTTACATGGGTAAAATTATACCCTATTTCGAGGTTAGAGGCAAGGGGAATGGGCAATTAGGAGGCTTGTAGGGGCGGAGTTCTTGACATTCCCGCCAGGGGGGATATAATGAACGGAGAAACAGCCGGGGAGGGCAAGATATGATTCGCAATATTATCTTGGACATGGGCAATGTGCTCATTCACTGGTGTCCCGAGCGCTTTGTGGAGCGGTACGGTCTTTCGGAGGAGGACCGCGCCCTGGTGCTCCAGGAGGTCTTTAACAGTGTGGAGTGGATTCAGCTGGACCGGGGGATTATCTCCTTCGAGGAGGGAATTGGAGCGATGTGCCGCCGCCTGCCGGAGCGCCTCCACACCGCCGCCCGGGAGCTGACCCTGGACTGGTGGAGGGACTGCCTTTTCCCCGTGGAGGGGATGGGGGAGCTGGTCCGGGAGCTGAAGGGGCTGGGGTATGGCATCTACCTCCTCTCCAACGCCAAGGCGGACCTGCCTCTGTACTTTGACCGCATCCCAGGCAGCGAGTGCTTCGATGGCCGGATCGTCTCCGCCGACTGGAAGCTGCTCAAGCCCCAGCCGGAGATCTATGAGCTCCTTTTGCGGCAATTCGGACTGAAAGCGGAGGAGTGCTTCTTCGCTGACGACATGTTTATCAATGTGGAGGCCGCCCTCCTGGTGGGGATGTCCGGGACCATCTTCCGGAGCGCAAAGGAGCTGCGCCGCGCCCTGATCGAGGCGGGCGTCTGCGTCAAAGCGTAAAGGAACACCGCCGCAGTCTGCGGTGGTGCTGTTATGGTTCCCTCCCCAATGCGCATTTTATCATGATAGATAAAAACTTTGCAGGGACTGCCGCAGTGATCCGCGGCAGTTTTTTATTTTCGGCTATTCTATTTTTTCCATAAATCTGCTATAATCAAACGATAAACATGATTTGATTTGGAGGAGCCTATGGAACGACTGGAGGAACTGAAAAAACTTCTTGCGGAGGACTGTCCGGGGCTGGAGCTGCGGGCAGACGAGCCCATGTCCAGGCACACAACCTTCCGTCTCGGCGGGCCGGCGGCGCTGATGGCTCTGCCCAAGTCAGTGAGCGAGGCAAAGTCGGTGCTGGGGGCGGCCCAAAAGGCGGGGGTGGAGCCCTTTTTCCTGGGAAATGGCAGCAATCTGCTGGTGTCTGACAGCGGGTATCCCGGCTTTGTGGTCAAGCTGGCCGGGGAATTTGAGGAGATTCGCCCGGGGCTTTCCCCGCAAAACGGAAAGCACCTTCTGCGCGCGGGGGGCACCGTACTGCTGTCTAAGCTGTCCAATCGGGCGCAGGAGCTGGGCCTCGCCGGCCTGGAGTTCGCCGGAGGTATTCCGGGCAGCGTGGGCGGAGCGGTCACCATGAACGCCGGGGCCTATGGCGGAGAGATTTCCCAAAGCCTGCTCCAGGTCCGCGCGGTGGACCGCAATGGAGAGGAACGGAATTTCCGCGCTTCGGAGTGCGGCTTCGGCTATCGAAAGAGCATTTTTTCCGGCGGTGATTTTCTCGTTGTTGAGGCCCTTTTCCAGCTGGAGCCGGGAGACCCGGCGGCTATCAAGGCCCGCATGGACGAGCTGACCGCCCAGAGGAAAGCGAAACAGCCCCTGGAGTACCCCAGCGCCGGGTCCATGTTCAAGCGCCCCCCGGGACACTTCGCCGCCGCCCTCATCGACCAGTGCGGCCTGAAGGGCCTCACCGTGGGCGGGGCTCAGGTGTCGGAGAAGCACGCCGGGTTCGTAATCAACCGGGGGGGAGCCGCCTGCGCCGATGTGCTGGAGCTGGTGCACCAGGTCCGGGAGCGGGTCCTGAGCCAGACCGGCGTGGAGCTGGAGATGGAGGTCAAGGTGTTGAAATGACCTGTAGGGGCGGCCTGTGGCCGCCCGTCCAAAGGGACTGGCGGCACGAGAGCGGGCGGCCACAGGCCGCCCCTACATTCGTTCATGCCATTTAAGATACCCAAAGAGAGAGTGATATGATGGAATTTGTAATTATTTCCGGTCTGTCCGGAGCGGGAAAGAGCAAGGCGGCCTCCTTCATGGAGGACATGGACTACTTCTGCGTGGACAATCTGCCCGCGCCGCTGATCCCCAAGTTTGCCGAGCTGGGCGTGGCGGGCTCCGGGGAGTATGACCGGGTGGCCCTGGTCACCGATGTCCGGGCGGGCACCAACTTCGACGGCCTGTTCCACGCCCTAGAGGCGCTGGGGCAGATGCAGTGCCCCTGCCGCATCCTGTTCATGGACGCCTCCAGCGAGACCATCATCAAGCGGTATAAGGAGACCCGCCGCGCCCACCCCCTGGCGGAGGAGGCGGACAGCCTGGAGGAGGCCATCGCCCTGGAGCGGCGGATGCTGGCCTCCCTCCGGGACCGGGCGGACAAGATCATAGACACCACCAACCTGTCCACCGCCAAGCTGAAGGGGGTGCTGCGCCAGATGTTCGGCCGGGCGGGGACCAACCAGGGGCGGATGGAGGTCCGGGTGAGCTCCTTCGGCTTCAAGCACGGGGTCCCCATGGAGGCCGACCTGGTTTTTGATGCCCGCTTTCTGCCCAACCCCTTCTACATGGCTCAGCTGCGCCCCCTCACCGGCCTGGACGCCGGGGTGCGGGACTATGTGTTCGCCAACGGCCAGGCGGAGGAGTTTTTAAACCGCCTGTGGGAGCTGGTGGGCTGGCTGC
It contains:
- the murB gene encoding UDP-N-acetylenolpyruvoylglucosamine reductase, with translation MERLEELKKLLAEDCPGLELRADEPMSRHTTFRLGGPAALMALPKSVSEAKSVLGAAQKAGVEPFFLGNGSNLLVSDSGYPGFVVKLAGEFEEIRPGLSPQNGKHLLRAGGTVLLSKLSNRAQELGLAGLEFAGGIPGSVGGAVTMNAGAYGGEISQSLLQVRAVDRNGEERNFRASECGFGYRKSIFSGGDFLVVEALFQLEPGDPAAIKARMDELTAQRKAKQPLEYPSAGSMFKRPPGHFAAALIDQCGLKGLTVGGAQVSEKHAGFVINRGGAACADVLELVHQVRERVLSQTGVELEMEVKVLK
- a CDS encoding Nucleotide-binding protein produces the protein MEFVIISGLSGAGKSKAASFMEDMDYFCVDNLPAPLIPKFAELGVAGSGEYDRVALVTDVRAGTNFDGLFHALEALGQMQCPCRILFMDASSETIIKRYKETRRAHPLAEEADSLEEAIALERRMLASLRDRADKIIDTTNLSTAKLKGVLRQMFGRAGTNQGRMEVRVSSFGFKHGVPMEADLVFDARFLPNPFYMAQLRPLTGLDAGVRDYVFANGQAEEFLNRLWELVGWLLPRYEEEGKTSLVVAVGCTGGHHRSVAIAHALGEKIRAQGWPVAESHRDLGRN